In Pontiella desulfatans, one DNA window encodes the following:
- a CDS encoding chromate transporter: protein MAEQRERPRLLELFCVFGRISAITIGGGYVMFPLMKSEVVDSKGWATDEEMVDYYALGQSIPGIIAMNTATLVGYRKRGMLGALFAAAGMAAPSLGVILVVAAFLTPYFDHPWVQKAFAGIRAAVVAMIVMAVWQVGRKSVNSISKGVIALGSFLAIVGLHIHPVLMIVAAGCLGAILFRKEVGA, encoded by the coding sequence ATGGCTGAACAACGGGAACGTCCGAGGCTGTTGGAGCTTTTTTGCGTCTTTGGCCGGATCAGCGCCATCACGATTGGCGGGGGCTATGTGATGTTTCCGCTGATGAAGAGCGAGGTGGTCGATTCGAAGGGGTGGGCCACCGACGAGGAGATGGTCGATTATTATGCCCTCGGCCAATCCATCCCCGGCATCATCGCCATGAACACCGCGACGCTGGTGGGGTATCGCAAGCGCGGGATGTTGGGCGCCCTCTTTGCGGCGGCGGGCATGGCCGCGCCTTCCTTGGGGGTGATTCTGGTCGTGGCGGCGTTCCTGACCCCGTATTTCGACCACCCCTGGGTACAGAAGGCCTTCGCGGGCATCCGCGCCGCCGTGGTCGCCATGATCGTGATGGCCGTCTGGCAGGTGGGCCGAAAGTCGGTGAATTCCATTTCCAAGGGAGTCATTGCCCTCGGTTCCTTCCTCGCGATTGTCGGTCTGCACATCCATCCCGTGCTCATGATCGTGGCCGCCGGGTGTCTGGGCGCGATTCTTTTTCGCAAGGAGGTCGGGGCGTGA
- a CDS encoding aspartate aminotransferase family protein produces MKTEEIAQLQKEHLMPTYAPGIALVEGSGTSVWDAEGKEYLDFVSGIAVTNIGHCHPKMVHAVQDQVETLVHVSNLYYNEKQPVLAKSLAEHSGLPGAKCFFCNSGAEANEGLIKLARLWGSKHGKYEIVTMRQSFHGRTLATLTATGQDKVQIGFGPLPEGFVYANFNDIQSIEDAIGSKTAAVLVEALQGEGGVIPSEPEFLPALRKLCDEKGILLLCDEVQCGMGRTGKWFGFQNYDVVPDAFSLAKGLGNGFPIGAIVAGETLSDIFQPGHHATTFGGTPLACSAAQAVIDVIEEEELLANTMIMGAYFVEGLCEIAMKHKKWIAGVRGLGLLLGLVLDVPAAPLQKKLQEKGMLALATAGNVIRLLPPLTVSQEEIDKALKLIGEACVELHDEMAAQSPNPCQCGMGE; encoded by the coding sequence ATGAAAACCGAAGAAATTGCACAGCTGCAAAAAGAACACCTCATGCCGACCTACGCGCCGGGCATCGCCTTGGTGGAAGGTTCCGGGACATCCGTTTGGGATGCCGAAGGGAAGGAATATCTCGACTTCGTGTCGGGCATCGCCGTCACCAATATTGGCCATTGCCATCCGAAGATGGTGCATGCGGTTCAGGATCAGGTTGAAACGCTCGTGCATGTTTCCAACCTCTACTACAACGAGAAACAACCCGTGCTGGCCAAATCGTTGGCGGAGCACTCCGGCCTGCCGGGCGCCAAATGCTTTTTCTGCAACTCGGGCGCCGAGGCCAACGAGGGGCTGATCAAACTCGCCAGGCTCTGGGGCAGCAAACACGGCAAATATGAAATCGTCACCATGCGGCAGTCGTTCCATGGCCGGACGCTCGCCACGCTGACCGCCACCGGGCAGGACAAGGTGCAGATTGGCTTCGGCCCGTTGCCGGAAGGCTTTGTTTATGCCAACTTCAACGATATCCAGTCGATCGAGGATGCCATCGGCTCCAAAACCGCCGCGGTCTTGGTCGAGGCGCTGCAGGGGGAAGGCGGGGTGATCCCCTCCGAGCCGGAGTTCCTTCCCGCGTTGCGGAAGCTTTGCGATGAAAAGGGCATCCTGTTGCTGTGCGACGAAGTGCAGTGCGGCATGGGCCGGACAGGCAAATGGTTCGGGTTCCAGAACTACGATGTGGTCCCGGACGCCTTTTCGTTGGCCAAGGGTCTCGGCAACGGGTTCCCGATCGGCGCGATCGTGGCGGGCGAAACGCTTTCCGACATTTTCCAGCCCGGCCACCATGCCACGACGTTCGGCGGTACGCCGCTCGCCTGTTCGGCGGCCCAGGCGGTCATCGATGTTATCGAGGAGGAGGAGCTCCTCGCCAATACGATGATCATGGGGGCCTATTTTGTGGAAGGCCTTTGCGAGATTGCGATGAAGCACAAGAAGTGGATTGCCGGGGTGCGGGGTTTGGGGCTGCTGCTCGGCTTGGTGCTGGATGTTCCGGCGGCGCCGTTGCAGAAAAAATTGCAGGAAAAGGGCATGCTTGCGCTGGCAACGGCCGGTAATGTCATACGCTTGTTGCCGCCGCTGACGGTCTCGCAGGAGGAAATCGACAAGGCGCTCAAGCTCATCGGCGAAGCCTGCGTCGAACTGCACGACGAAATGGCGGCGCAATCGCCCAACCCCTGCCAGTGCGGCATGGGGGAGTGA
- a CDS encoding chromate transporter, translating into MSILFELFYSFFTIGCFAFGGGYAILSFLQQEVERRGWMTTERFVDFIAISQSTPGPIALNMATFVGYETGGIPGALCATVAVSMPGMIMMTLFALFFFHFYERPATQAVFRGLRPAVVGLVAAAAWQIGRVAVVNPVALAITAVSILLIAKWKISPVLLVIGSAIAGILFF; encoded by the coding sequence GTGAGCATTCTGTTCGAGCTCTTCTATTCCTTCTTCACCATCGGCTGCTTTGCCTTTGGCGGTGGATACGCGATTCTTTCCTTCCTGCAGCAGGAGGTGGAGCGGCGCGGTTGGATGACCACCGAGCGGTTCGTCGATTTCATTGCGATTTCGCAAAGCACGCCGGGGCCGATTGCGCTCAACATGGCCACGTTTGTTGGATATGAGACCGGCGGGATTCCCGGGGCCCTCTGTGCAACGGTTGCGGTCTCGATGCCCGGAATGATCATGATGACCCTCTTCGCGCTCTTCTTTTTCCACTTCTACGAACGCCCGGCCACGCAGGCGGTGTTCCGGGGGTTGCGTCCGGCGGTGGTGGGGTTGGTTGCGGCGGCGGCCTGGCAGATCGGGCGGGTGGCGGTGGTCAACCCGGTGGCGCTCGCCATCACGGCGGTCAGCATTCTGCTCATCGCCAAGTGGAAAATCAGTCCGGTGCTGCTCGTTATTGGCTCGGCGATCGCCGGGATTCTCTTTTTCTAA
- the argB gene encoding acetylglutamate kinase has product MDKFIEKAAALTEALPFIQQFRGETVVVKFGGSIMESEEGYSRIMQDIAFMECVGLRPVVVHGGGKAISRAMKEGSIAPNFVQGLRVTDAATIQVVEKVLNREVNPHLVGIIQQYHGKARGIHGEDIIRVEKMVGTDPDTNETLDWGYVGKVNYVDVEPIQAYLRSDIVPVITPLGKGADGHLYNINADDAATAIACALGARKLVFLTDVPGLLRDPEDKSTLISSLHLSEIDALIDRGVIAGGMLPKIKGMVGAVKSGIKKAHIIDASMPHSLLLELFTSEGVGTEITE; this is encoded by the coding sequence ATGGATAAGTTTATTGAAAAGGCCGCCGCGCTGACCGAAGCGCTGCCGTTCATCCAGCAGTTCCGGGGCGAGACCGTGGTCGTCAAGTTTGGCGGGAGCATCATGGAGAGCGAGGAAGGCTATAGCCGGATCATGCAGGATATCGCCTTCATGGAATGTGTTGGCCTGCGCCCCGTGGTGGTGCATGGCGGGGGCAAGGCCATCTCCCGGGCGATGAAGGAAGGCAGTATTGCCCCGAATTTTGTGCAGGGCCTGCGCGTGACCGATGCGGCAACGATCCAGGTGGTGGAAAAAGTATTGAACCGCGAGGTAAACCCGCACCTCGTCGGAATCATCCAGCAATACCACGGCAAGGCGCGCGGCATCCATGGCGAAGACATTATCCGGGTGGAGAAGATGGTTGGAACGGATCCGGACACCAACGAAACACTCGACTGGGGCTATGTCGGCAAGGTGAACTATGTGGACGTCGAGCCAATCCAGGCCTATCTCCGGTCGGACATTGTTCCGGTCATCACGCCGTTGGGCAAAGGGGCGGATGGCCACCTTTACAATATCAATGCCGATGATGCCGCCACCGCAATCGCCTGCGCGCTCGGGGCCCGCAAGTTGGTCTTCCTGACCGACGTGCCGGGCCTGCTGCGCGATCCGGAGGATAAATCAACGCTGATTTCCTCGCTTCATTTGAGTGAAATCGATGCGCTGATCGACCGCGGCGTCATTGCCGGCGGCATGTTGCCGAAAATCAAGGGCATGGTCGGCGCGGTGAAGTCCGGCATCAAAAAGGCCCACATCATCGATGCCTCGATGCCGCACTCTTTGCTGCTCGAGCTGTTCACCTCTGAGGGTGTGGGAACGGAAATCACGGAATAA
- a CDS encoding DUF3127 domain-containing protein: MAYDLTGKIKLIQDAQTFGSGFTKREMVVTVEDGKYPQEINLEFVQDKVSLLDTVQVGQEVTVTFDIRGREYNGRYFNNLQGWKIQAGEGAAPAADKPPVSDKDVPADFDEYEDDIPF, from the coding sequence ATGGCATATGATCTGACAGGAAAAATCAAACTCATCCAGGACGCGCAGACGTTCGGCAGCGGCTTCACCAAGCGCGAAATGGTGGTTACCGTCGAGGACGGGAAATATCCGCAGGAAATCAACCTGGAGTTTGTCCAGGACAAGGTGAGCCTGCTCGACACCGTGCAGGTGGGCCAGGAAGTCACGGTCACGTTCGATATCCGCGGACGCGAATACAACGGGCGCTATTTCAACAACCTCCAGGGCTGGAAAATCCAGGCCGGCGAAGGGGCCGCCCCCGCCGCCGACAAGCCGCCGGTTTCCGATAAGGATGTCCCGGCCGACTTCGATGAATACGAAGACGATATCCCGTTTTAA
- a CDS encoding GGDEF domain-containing protein: MSDIPTSLPLWLALLSLSEQATRDWLTGLHNRRYFEETLADHIAAANRYDRKLSLVLFDIDHFKQINDRNGHEAGDSALKHFGKILQATTRAADIVCRYGGDEFAVILPETGRENAERFAQRVIAKQKYPTVTTGIAALPSANLVAAADADLMLRKRESRRSPSQ; the protein is encoded by the coding sequence ATGAGCGATATCCCGACCAGCCTGCCCCTGTGGCTCGCCCTGCTCTCGCTGAGCGAACAAGCCACGCGCGATTGGCTGACCGGGCTCCACAACCGCCGCTATTTCGAGGAAACCCTCGCCGACCACATCGCCGCGGCCAACCGCTACGACCGCAAGCTCAGCCTCGTCCTGTTCGATATCGACCACTTCAAGCAGATCAACGACCGAAACGGGCACGAGGCCGGCGACTCGGCGCTTAAACACTTCGGCAAGATCCTGCAAGCAACCACCCGGGCGGCGGATATTGTCTGCCGCTACGGCGGCGACGAATTCGCCGTCATCCTTCCGGAAACCGGCCGCGAAAACGCGGAACGCTTCGCCCAACGGGTGATCGCCAAACAAAAATACCCCACCGTCACCACCGGCATCGCCGCCCTCCCCTCCGCGAACCTGGTGGCGGCTGCCGATGCCGACCTGATGCTTAGAAAAAGAGAATCCCGGCGATCGCCGAGCCAATAA
- the argJ gene encoding bifunctional glutamate N-acetyltransferase/amino-acid acetyltransferase ArgJ, translated as MYSEIHMPKGFKCAGVSAGIKPSGVKDMALILSEFPATSAGVFTTNQVCAAPVKVCRAHLQHGIARAIVMNSGIANACTGAEGIVAAKDMAAEAAKVIGCEPQEIFVCSTGKIGPQLPLGKIIPGIQTLFDSALGENVNDCAHAMMTTDTRPKVSVAELQIEGKPVKIVGFAKGAGMIEPNMATMLSYITTDAAVEQHALQAALKRAVDQSFNRISIDGDQSTNDTVLALANGASDTRPLNETSHDWGAFEQAMEKVCFELAMMIVHDGEGADKFVTVGVRGAASAADAELAARAVANSMLNKTAWAGTYPDWGRIMDSIGYSKAKVVEERVDIFYDDTQAVAAGCRSAVAQEDLIKVVSQTDFAININLHLGEGEAVVYTCNCTEEYVRINY; from the coding sequence ATGTATTCAGAAATCCACATGCCGAAAGGCTTCAAGTGCGCCGGGGTTTCCGCCGGAATCAAACCATCGGGGGTGAAGGATATGGCGTTGATCCTTTCGGAGTTCCCCGCCACGTCCGCCGGCGTATTCACGACCAACCAGGTTTGCGCTGCGCCGGTGAAGGTGTGCCGGGCGCATTTGCAGCACGGCATCGCCCGGGCCATCGTCATGAACAGCGGGATCGCCAATGCCTGCACCGGCGCCGAAGGCATCGTGGCCGCCAAGGATATGGCCGCCGAAGCCGCCAAGGTGATCGGCTGCGAGCCGCAGGAAATCTTCGTCTGTTCCACCGGCAAGATCGGCCCCCAGCTCCCTCTGGGCAAAATCATCCCCGGCATCCAAACCCTGTTCGATTCCGCATTGGGCGAGAACGTCAACGATTGCGCCCATGCGATGATGACCACCGACACGCGGCCGAAGGTGTCGGTGGCCGAGCTTCAGATCGAGGGCAAGCCGGTCAAAATCGTCGGTTTTGCCAAAGGAGCCGGCATGATCGAGCCCAACATGGCCACCATGCTCTCCTATATCACCACCGATGCCGCCGTCGAACAGCACGCCCTGCAGGCCGCACTCAAGAGGGCGGTCGACCAAAGCTTCAACCGGATCTCGATCGATGGCGACCAAAGCACCAACGATACCGTGCTGGCGCTGGCCAACGGCGCCTCCGATACCCGTCCGCTGAACGAAACCTCCCACGACTGGGGTGCATTCGAGCAGGCGATGGAGAAGGTTTGCTTCGAGTTGGCCATGATGATCGTGCACGATGGCGAGGGTGCGGATAAATTCGTGACGGTGGGCGTCCGGGGGGCGGCCTCGGCCGCCGATGCCGAGCTGGCCGCACGGGCGGTCGCCAATTCCATGCTCAACAAGACCGCATGGGCCGGAACGTATCCCGACTGGGGGCGGATCATGGATTCGATCGGCTACTCCAAGGCCAAGGTGGTCGAGGAGCGGGTCGACATCTTCTACGACGACACGCAGGCCGTGGCCGCCGGTTGCCGGTCCGCGGTTGCGCAAGAGGACTTGATTAAGGTGGTTTCCCAAACCGATTTTGCTATAAACATCAATCTGCACCTTGGGGAAGGGGAGGCTGTGGTCTATACCTGCAACTGCACCGAGGAGTATGTGCGGATTAATTATTAG
- the rplM gene encoding 50S ribosomal protein L13 encodes MKTFMPKEADIKREWLVVDATDKPAGRLAVVIADALRGRDKPTYTPHVDTGAFVVVVNCEKIKLTGNKEDKKIYQDYSGYSSGRTETTAREIREKNPERIIVQAVKGMLPTNRQSRQTMTRLKVYAGAEHPHAAQQVKELALNF; translated from the coding sequence ATGAAAACTTTTATGCCCAAAGAGGCTGACATCAAACGTGAGTGGCTGGTTGTTGATGCAACCGATAAGCCTGCCGGCCGTCTGGCCGTTGTAATTGCCGACGCACTGCGCGGTCGTGATAAGCCAACCTACACGCCGCACGTCGATACCGGCGCATTCGTTGTTGTGGTCAACTGCGAGAAGATCAAGCTGACCGGAAACAAAGAAGATAAAAAAATCTACCAGGACTATTCCGGCTATTCCAGCGGTCGTACCGAAACAACGGCCCGGGAAATCCGTGAAAAGAATCCGGAGCGTATCATCGTGCAGGCCGTCAAGGGCATGCTGCCGACCAACCGCCAGTCGCGCCAGACGATGACGCGCCTGAAGGTATACGCCGGCGCCGAGCACCCGCATGCCGCGCAGCAGGTCAAGGAACTGGCCCTTAACTTCTAA
- the rpsI gene encoding 30S ribosomal protein S9 produces MAKDSLTLAATGRRKTSVARVRMTEGSGTITVNGLESDAYFNTALQQELLKKPFEAAGVVGKYDIIASVSGGGKSGQCGAVVHAAARALAGSDDELKDVLKKAGFLTRDARMKERKKPGQPGARKRFQFSKR; encoded by the coding sequence ATGGCAAAAGATAGTTTGACTCTCGCAGCAACCGGCCGTCGCAAGACCTCCGTTGCCCGTGTACGCATGACCGAAGGTTCCGGAACGATCACCGTGAACGGCCTCGAGTCCGACGCATATTTCAACACCGCCCTCCAGCAGGAACTGCTCAAGAAGCCGTTCGAGGCCGCTGGCGTGGTTGGTAAATACGACATCATCGCCTCCGTGAGTGGCGGCGGAAAGTCCGGACAGTGCGGCGCCGTGGTTCACGCCGCCGCCCGTGCCCTCGCCGGTTCCGACGACGAGCTGAAAGATGTTCTGAAAAAAGCAGGCTTCCTTACCCGGGATGCCCGCATGAAGGAACGTAAGAAGCCGGGTCAGCCGGGTGCGCGCAAACGCTTCCAGTTCTCCAAGCGTTAA
- a CDS encoding YdcF family protein yields the protein MKVALTKVEPTRRPTWLGNLLIAIAFVALFFGFTANIYSFLAPEEPPHEGVMVVEGWIHDFALDEAVLLFKAGNYSKIVCTGVPIETGSYIQQFKSYSEMTAARLRKLGLPDEKIITATADLEKKDRTYLSAIALREAIMAYNIEETDLHLVTTGPHGRRSRLLFQKALGPGYNIGITCLEDTGYEPDSWYTYSLGVRKVINESIAYVYAKLFFHP from the coding sequence ATGAAAGTCGCACTAACCAAGGTGGAACCCACACGCAGGCCAACATGGCTTGGAAATTTACTGATTGCAATCGCATTCGTTGCGCTGTTTTTCGGCTTCACCGCGAACATCTATAGTTTCCTCGCGCCGGAAGAACCGCCGCACGAAGGGGTTATGGTCGTCGAAGGCTGGATCCACGATTTCGCGCTCGATGAAGCAGTCCTCCTGTTCAAGGCCGGAAACTACTCGAAAATCGTCTGCACGGGGGTGCCGATCGAGACCGGTAGCTACATCCAGCAGTTCAAATCCTACTCCGAAATGACGGCCGCCCGGCTTCGCAAACTCGGCCTGCCGGACGAAAAAATAATCACCGCAACGGCGGATTTGGAAAAGAAAGACCGCACCTACCTCTCCGCCATCGCCCTTCGCGAGGCGATCATGGCCTATAACATAGAAGAGACCGACCTCCACCTGGTCACCACCGGCCCCCACGGCCGCCGCAGCCGCCTGCTTTTCCAGAAGGCGCTGGGCCCAGGCTACAACATCGGCATAACCTGCCTGGAGGACACGGGCTACGAACCGGACTCCTGGTACACCTATAGCCTAGGGGTACGGAAAGTCATCAACGAATCCATTGCCTACGTGTACGCCAAACTCTTTTTCCATCCGTGA